A window of Glycine soja cultivar W05 chromosome 2, ASM419377v2, whole genome shotgun sequence genomic DNA:
AAGAGTCAAtattccttttatatttttttcctcaaaattttaattgtttttgattCTCTCACAATAatgtttgataatatttttcataaattaaaaaaacaaaaaaaaatatcaacagttataaatgaaacaaattataaatagaatAACCAACAATAGTGtagaaattagttttttaaaattatcaacgaatatattttagtttaaatttatataaattcctTCTGACCTTATCTGTGTGAATAAGAGGGAgtatttatagaataaaaaaaaagcattaagCAATTAAGCTTGTTAAACAAAAGCAGAGAATTGAGCACGTTGATCAACAATTAACTAGCATGAGTCTTTCTAGACTTTAGCTTAATCAGAAATCCTGAAATGAAATTCTGATATGCAACTACATGCTCCAAGAGACCCAAAGAGAGAGTTTGACGCAAACCTGATTGATCCCACAACACTGGTAACGATACATGATCTAAAAACAAAACAGCAAAGCTATTCTTATCCTGCATGGCATGCTAAATTCCTACGCTACAGAATAATAGCTGGTCCAGTGGGTGGCACAATATCCGGCGGAGTCGTTGGCGGCGGCACAATATCCGGTCCCGGAGGATGCGGCGGCACCACATCCGGTGGGCGTGGCGGCAGCGTATCCGGTGGCTTAGGAAGCGGCATGTCAGGCCCGGGCGGTGATAGCGGCGGTTTGGGAGCATCCGGCTCAAAGGGAGTAGAAGGAGGATCCGTGACTATTTCGGGTGGCATAAAAGGGTCTATTTCCGGGGTTGGAAGCACAGGTTGCTCTTTTGGAACCGGAGGAGGAGGTTCGGTTTTTGGCACGGAGGGTATTTCTGGTATTTGATTAGGGTTACGGGTTAACATGATGTTGTGGGTGTGGTGGTTGTTGAGGGAGATGGAGATTGATGAAGTGAAAAGGCATTGAAAGTTAATGTTTGTGGTGCAGGGATAGAGAGGGATTATGCTTCTCTTCACGGTGTAGAGAGAGGATGAAATTGACCACATTCTCTTCTTCAATCGCCTAAGTAGTAGTGGTGTGAGATATAATGGGAATTGGGTTGCATGGCGGAACACATGTAAGTGTATAGGACCCTCCAACGCACAATGGATATGTTCTTGCATGTTTCTACTCAACACGTGCCAAACACATGAATCATTCTTGCT
This region includes:
- the LOC114369272 gene encoding sulfated surface glycoprotein 185-like gives rise to the protein MWSISSSLYTVKRSIIPLYPCTTNINFQCLFTSSISISLNNHHTHNIMLTRNPNQIPEIPSVPKTEPPPPVPKEQPVLPTPEIDPFMPPEIVTDPPSTPFEPDAPKPPLSPPGPDMPLPKPPDTLPPRPPDVVPPHPPGPDIVPPPTTPPDIVPPTGPAIIL